The Bos indicus isolate NIAB-ARS_2022 breed Sahiwal x Tharparkar chromosome X, NIAB-ARS_B.indTharparkar_mat_pri_1.0, whole genome shotgun sequence genome has a window encoding:
- the HCFC1 gene encoding host cell factor 1 isoform X2, whose protein sequence is MASAVSPANSPAVLLQPRWKRVVGWSGPVPRPRHGHRAVAIKELIVVFGGGNEGIVDELHVYNTATNQWFIPAVRGDIPPGCAAYGFVCDGTRLLVFGGMVEYGKYSNDLYELQASRWEWKRLKAKTPKNGPPPCPRLGHSFSLVGNKCYLFGGLANDSEDPKNNIPRYLNDLYILELRPGSGVVAWDIPITYGVLPPPRESHTAVVYTEKDNKKSKLVIYGGMSGCRLGDLWTLDIETLTWNKPSLSGVAPLPRSLHSATTIGNKMYVFGGWVPLVMDDVKVATHEKEWKCTNTLACLNLDTMAWETILMDTLEDNIPRARAGHCAVAINTRLYIWSGRDGYRKAWNNQVCCKDLWYLETEKPPPPARVQLVRANTNSLEVSWGAVATADSYLLQLQKYDIPATAATATSPTPNPVPSVPANPPKSPAPAAAAPAVQPLTQVGITLLPQAAAAPPTTTTIQVLPTVPGSSISVPAAARTQGVPAVLKVTGPQATTGTPLVTMRPASQAGKAPVTVTSLPAGVRMVVPTQSAQGTVIGSSPQMSGMAALAAAAAATQKIPPSSAPTVLSVPAGTTIVKTVAVTPGTTTLPATVKVASSPVMVSNPATRMLKTAAAQVGTSVSSAANTSTRPIITVHKSGTVTVAQQAQVVTTVVGGVTKTITLVKSPISVPGGSALISNLGKVMSVVQTKPVQTSAVTGQASTGPVTQIIQTKGPLPAGTILKLVTSADGKPTTIITTTQASGAGTKPTILGISSVSPSTTKPGTTTIIKTIPMSAIITQAGATGRGLPRCAGEKAGVTSSAGIKSPITIITTKVMTSGTGAPAKIITAVPKIATGHGQQGVTQVVLKGAPGQPGTILRTVPMGGVRLVTPVTVSAVKPAVTTLVVKGTTGVTTLGTVTGTVSTSLAGAGGHSTSASLATPITTLGTIATLSSQVINPTAITVSAAQTTLTAAAGLTTPTITMQPVSQPTQVTLITAPSGVEAQPVHDLPVSILASPTTEQPTATVTIADSGQGDVQPGTVTLVCSNPPCETHETGTTNTATTTVVANLGGHPQPTQVQFVCDRQEATAALVTSTVGQPNGSVVRVCSNPPCETHETGTTSTATTAMSGIGGGPRRDIRLACAATTIPTVVRVSVTAGASEGAQVSIKPACQTRQTSATSTTMTVMATGAPCSAGPLLRPSVALEAAGRGATLLQLGPLSAQVRPGGEERSLAGLGPLVSVGRQLEVHHTHTTNTPTVARSAMGAGESHELLGAPTLVYESSASASVTAAALEALLCPSAAVTQVCSNPPCETHETGTTHTPTTATSGGAAGQPEGGQQPPASRPCETHQTASTGTTMSVSLGALLPDAAPSHRTLESSLEVAVPPAVAPQAGASLLTPFPTQRVCSNPPCETHETGTTHTATTVTSNMSSNQDPPPPAGDQGEVESTQGDSVNIASSSPITTTVSSTLTRAVTTVTQSTPVPGPSVPKISSVTETAPGALTTEVPIPATITVTIANTETSDMPFSAVDILQPPEELQASPGPRQQLPPRQLLQPASAPLVGDSAEVLSASQSPELQAAVDLSSTGDPSSGQEPASSAVVATVVVQPPPPTQSEVDQLSLPQELMAEAQAGTTTLMVTGLTPEELAVTAAAEAAAQAAATEEAQALAIQAVLQAAQQAVMGTGEPMDTSEAAAAVTQAELSHLSAEGQEGQATTIPIVLTQQELAALVQQQQLQEAQAQQQQHHLPTEALAPADSLNDPTIESNCLNELAGAVPSTVSLLPPTATESLAPSNTFVAPQPVVVASPAKLQAAATLTEVANGIESLGVKPDLPPPPSKAPVKKENQWFDVGVIKGTNVMVTHYFLPPEDAVPTDDDSGTVPDYNQLKKQELQPGTAYKFRVAGINACGRGPFSEISAFKTCLPGFPGAPCAIKISKSPDGAHLTWEPPSVTSGKIIEYSVYLAIQSAQAGGETKSSTPAQLAFMRVYCGPSPSCLVQSSSLSNAHIDYTTKPAIIFRIAARNEKGYGPATQVRWLQETSKDSSGAKPASKRPMSSPEMGPPSLGGSRSPGRVPLASPRRPTLILSFFAFASHLPRKSAPKKSKADGQ, encoded by the exons ATGGCTTCGGCCGTGTCACCCGCCAACTCGCCAGCGGTGCTCTTGCAGCCCCGCTGGAAGCGAGTGGTGGGCTGGTCGGGTCCAGTGCCCCGGCCCCGCCACGGCCACCGCGCCGTGGCCATCAAGGAGCTCATCGTGGTGTTTGGCGGCGGTAACGAGGGGATAGTGGACGAGCTGCACGTGTACAACACGG CGACCAACCAGTGGTTCATCCCAGCTGTGAGAGGGGACATCCCTCCTGGGTGTGCAGCCTATGGCTTCGTGTGCGATGGGACACGCCTGCTCGTGTTTGGAGGGATGGTGGAATACGGGAAGTACAGCAACGACCTCTACGAGCTCCAG gcaagccgGTGGGAATGGAAGAGACTGAAAGCAAAGACGCCCAAAAATGGGCCACCTCCGTGTCCTCGGCTTGGGCACAGCTTCTCCCTTGTGGGCAACAAGTGTTACCTGTTTGGGGGTCTGGCCAATGATAGCGAGGACCCCAAGAATAACATTCCGAG GTACCTGAATGACTTATACATCCTGGAACTGCGGCCGGGCTCTGGAGTGGTAGCCTGGGACATTCCCATCACTTACGGcgtcctgcccccaccccgagAGTCTCACACTGCAGTGGTCTACACTGAGAAAGACAACAAGAAGTCCAAACTGGTGATCTATGGAGGGATGAGTGGCTGCAGGCTGGGGGACCTCTGGACCTTGGATATCG AGACTTTGACATGGAATAAGCCCAGCCTCAGCGGGGTGGCACCTCTTCCTCGAAGTCTCCACTCGGCCACGACCATAGGAAACAA AATGTACGTGTTTGGTGGCTGGGTGCCTCTCGTCATGGATGACGTCAAAGTGGCCACACACGAGAAGGAGTGGAAGTGTACCAACACTCTGGCTTGTCTCAACCTGG ATACCATGGCTTGGGAGACCATCCTGATGGATACGCTGGAAGACAATATTCCCCGGGCCCGTGCTGGCCACTGTGCGGTAGCCATCAATACCCGCCTTTACATTTGGAGTGGGCGTGACGGCTACCGAAAGGCCTGGAATAACCAGGTCTGCTGCAAGGACCTCTGGTACCTGGAAACGG AGAAGCCGCCACCTCCAGCCCGGGTACAGCTGGTGCGAGCCAACACTAACTCCCTGGAGGTGAGCTGGGGGGCCGTGGCAACAGCCGACAGTTACCTTCTGCAGCTCCAGAAATATGACATTCCTGCCACGGCTGCCACTGCCACCTCCCCCACACCCAATCCAGTCCCGTCTGTGCCTGCCAATCCTCCCAAGAGCCCTGCCCCAGCAGCAGCCGCACCTGCCGTGCAGCCGCTGACCCAAGTAGGCATCACGCTCCTGCCCCAGGCTGCTGCCGCGCCCccgaccaccaccaccatccaggTCTTGCCGACGGTGCCTGGCAGCTCAATCTCCGTGCCCGCCGCAGCCAGGACTCAAG GTGTCCCGGCTGTGCTGAAAGTGACTGGTCCTCAGGCTACCACGGGAACCCCGTTGGTCACCATGCGACCTGCCAGCCAGGCTGGGAAAGCCCCCGTGACTGTGACCTCCCTTCCCGCAGGCGTGCGGATGGTTGTGCCTACACAGAGCGCCCAGGGGACA GTCATTGGCAGCAGCCCGCAGATGAGTGGCATGGCTGCATTGGCAGCCGCGGCTGCTGCCACCCAGAAGATCCCTCCTTCCTCGGCACCCACGGTCCTGAGTGTCCCGGCTGGCACCACTATCGTCAAAACCGTGGCCGTGACGCCGGGCACCACCACGCTCCCAGCCACTGTGAAGGTGGCCTCCTCGCCAGTCATG GTGAGCAACCCAGCCACTCGCATGCTGAAGACTGCAGCTGCCCAGGTGGGGACTTCCGTCTCTTCTGCCGCCAACACATCTACCCGTCCCATCATCACCGTACACAAGTCCGGAACCGTGACAGTGGCCCAGCAAGCCCAGGTGGTGACCACAGTGGTGGGTGGGGTTACCAAGACCATCACCCTGGTGAAGAGCCCCATCTCGGTCCCAGGAGGCAGTGCTCTG ATTTCCAatctgggcaaagtaatgtcagtGGTCCAGACCAAACCGGTTCAGACTTCGGCAGTCACAGGCCAGGCATCTACAGGCCCGGTGACTCAGATCATCCAG ACCAAAGGACCCTTGCCAGCCGGGACCATCCTGAAGCTGGTGACGTCTGCAGATGGCAAGCCCACTACCATCATCACGACCACACAGGCCAGCGGGGCAGGGACTAAGCCTACCATCCTGGGCATCAGCAGTGTGTCCCCCAGCACCACCAAGCCCGGCACCACCACTAtcattaagaccatccccatgtcGGCCATCATCACACAGGCGGGCGCCACGGGTAGGGGCCTTCCCCGGTGTGCTGGGGAGAAAGCAG GCGTGACTAGCAGTGCCGGCATCAAGTCACCCATCACCATTATCACCACCAAGGTGATGACTTCTGGAACTGGAGCCCCCGCCAAAATCATCACGGCTGTTCCCAAAATTGCTACGGGTCACGGGCAGCAAGGAGTGACCCAG gtggtgctgaaGGGCGCACCTGGCCAGCCAGGCACCATCCTCCGCACCGTGCCTATGGGGGGCGTCCGCCTGGTCACCCCTGTTACCGTCTCTGCTGTCAAGCCTGCTGTCACCACACTGGTTGTCAAGGGCACCACAG GCGTCACGACCCTGGGCACGGTGACAGGCACCGTCTCCACCAGCCTGGCCGGAGCCGGGGGCCATAGCACCAGCGCCTCACTGGCCACACCCATCACCACGTTGGGCACCATCGCCACCCTCTCAAGCCAGGTGATCAACCCCACTGCCATCACTGTGTCTGCGGCGCAGACGACGCTGACAGCGGCCGCTGGGCTTACCACACCCACCATAACCATGCAG CCTGTCTCCCAGCCTACCCAGGTGACTCTGATAACGGCCCCCAGCGGGGTGGAGGCCCAGCCTGTGCACGACCTCCCAGTGTCCATTCTGGCCTCCCCTACTACAGAACAGCCCACGGCCACGGTCACCATCGCTGATTCGGGCCAGGGTGATGTGCAGCCCGGCACCGTGACCCTGGTGTGCTCCAACCCGCCGTGCGAAACCCACGAGACGGGCACCACCAATACAGCCACCACCACCGTCGTCGCTAATCTGGGGGGGCACCCCCAGCCCACCCAAGTGCAGTTTGTCTGCGACAGACAGGAGGCCACTGCTGCTCTCGTGACCTCCACGGTGGGCCAGCCGAATGGCAGTGTAGTTCGTGTCTGCTCCAACCCGCCGTGTGAAACCCACGAGACCGGCACCACCAGTACAGCTACCACCGCCATGTCTGGCATCGGAGGCGGGCCGCGGCGAGACATCCGGCTCGCCTGCGCTGCCACCACCATTCCCACCGTGGTCCGGGTCAGCGTGACTGCCGGGGCGTCAGAGGGAGCTCAGGTTTCCATCAAGCCCGCATGCCAAACCCGTCAGACCAGTGCAACCAGCACCACCATGACTGTGATGGCCACCGGGGCCCCGTGCTCGGCTGGCCCACTCCTCAGACCAAGCGTGGCCCTCGAGGCCGCTGGCCGCGGTGCCACTCTCTTGCAGCTGGGGCCACTGAGTGCCCAAGTCAGGCCCGGTGGCGAGGAAAGGTCCCTTGCCGGCCTGGGCCCGCTGGTGTCTGTGGGGCGCCAGCTGGAAGTGCATCACACGCACACGACCAACACGCCCACTGTGGCCCGCTCCGCCATGGGTGCCGGGGAGTCCCACGAGCTGCTGGGGGCCCCCACACTTGTGTACGAGAGCTCAGCCAGCGCCTCTGTGACTGCCGCGGCCCTGGAGGCACTGCTGTGCCCCTCGGCCGCCGTGACCCAGGTCTGCTCCAACCCCCCGTGTGAGACCCACGAGACGGGCAccacccacacacccaccacGGCCACATCCGGAGGGGCTGCAGGCCAGCCAGAGGGCGGGCAGCAGCCTCCTGCCAGCCGGCCCTGTGAGACGCACCAGACCGCTTCCACTGGCACGACCATGTCCGTCAGCTTGGGCGCCCTGCTCCCGGATGCCGCCCCCTCCCACAGGACCCTGGAGTCCAGCCTGGAGGTGGCAGTGCCACCCGCAGTCGCCCCTCAGGCCGGTGCTTCGTTGCTCACTCCTTTCCCGACGCAAAGGGTGTGCTCCAACCCGCCCTGTGAGACGCATGAGACAGGCACTACGCACACGGCCACCACTGTCACCTCCAACATGAGTTCCAACCAAG ACCCCCCACCGCCTGCCGGCGACCAGGGAGAGGTGGAGAGCACCCAGGGCGACAGTGTGAATATCGCCAGTTCCAGTCCCATCACGACAACAGTGTCCTCCACGCTGACGCGGGCCGTGACCACCGTGACACAGTCCACGCCAGTCCCAGGCCCTTCGGTGCCG AAGATCTCATCTGTGACTGAGACTGCCCCAGGGGCTCTGACCACCGAAGTCCCCATCCCGGCCACGATTACAGTGACCATAGCCAACACAGAAACTTCTGACATGCCCTTCTCTGCTGTTGACATCCTGCAGCCCCCAGAGGAGCTCCAGGCCTCTCCAGGGCCACGCCAGCAGCTTCCACCACGGCAGCTCCTGCAGCCTGCCTCCGCGCCCTTGGTGGGGGACTCCGCCGAGGTCCTGTCAGCCTCCCAGAGCCCTGAGCTCCAGGCCGCCGTGGATCTGAGCAGTACAGGGGACCCGTCTTCAGGCCAGGAGCCTGCCAGCTCGGCTGTGGTGGCCACCGTGGTGGTCCAGCCACCGCCGCCCACCCAGTCCGAAGTAGACCAGTTGTCCCTCCCCCAAGAGCTGATGGCCGAAGCCCAGGCGGGCACCACCACCCTCATGGTGACAGGGCTCACCCCAGAGGAGCTggcagtgactgctgctgctgaagCGGCCGCGCAGGCTGCAGCCACAGAGGAGGCCCAGGCCCTGGCCATACAGGCCGTGCTCCAGGCCGCACAGCAGGCTGTCATGG GCACCGGGGAGCCCATGGATACTTCAGAGGCGGCCGCAGCGGTGACACAGGCAGAGTTGAGCCACCTGTCGGCCGAGGGCCAGGAAGGCCAGGCGACCACTATCCCCATCGTGCTGACACAGCAGGAGCTGGCTGCCCtggtccagcagcagcagctccaggaagcacaggcccagcagcagcagcaccacctgcCCACGGAAGCACTGGCCCCGGCTGACAGCCTCAATGACCCGACCATCGAGAGCAACTGCCTCAATGAGCTGGCCGGGGCTGTGCCCAGCACCGTGAGCCTGCTGCCCCCCACGGCCACTGAGA GCCTGGCCCCGTCCAACACATTTGTGGCCCCCCAGCCGGTCGTTGTGGCCAGCCCCGCGAAGCTGCAGGCCGCAGCCACCCTGACGGAAGTGGCCAATGGCATTGAGTCCCTGGGTGTG AAGCCAGACCTGCCACCGCCACCTAGCAAAGCCCCTGTAAAGAAGGAGAACCAGTGGTTTGACGTGGGGGTCATTAAGGGTACCAATGTGATGGTGACACACTATTTCCTGCCACCCGAAGATGCTGTCCCGACTGAT GATGACTCGGGCACCGTGCCCGACTACAACCAGCTAAAGAAGCAGGAGCTGCAGCCAGGCACTGCCTATAAGTTCCGCGTCGCCGGGATCAATGCCTGCGGCCGGGGGCCCTTCAGTGAGATCTCAGCCTTTAAAACGTGTCTGCCTGGCTTCCCAGGGGCCCCGTGTGCCATTAAAATCAGCAAA AGTCCAGACGGTGCTCACCTCACCTGGGAGCCACCCTCTGTGACCTCCGGCAAGATCATCGAGTACTCAGTGTACCTGGCCATCCAGAGCGCGCAGGCCGGTGGTGAGACCAAGAGCTCGACCCCGGCGCAGCTGGCCTTCATGCGGGTGTACTGCGGGCCCAGCCCCTCCTGCCTCGTGCAGTCCTCCAGCCTCTCCAACGCCCACATCGACTACACCACCAAGCCCGCCATCATCTTCCGCATTGCTGCCCGCAATGAGAAGGGCTACGGCCCAGCCACCCAAGTCAGGTGGTTGCaag AAACCAGTAAAGACAGCTCTGGCGCCAAGCCGGCCAGCAAGCGGCCCATGTCGTCTCCAGAAAT GGGGCCGCCCAGCCTAGGGGGCAGCCGGAGCCCTGGCCGAGTCCCACTCGCTTCGCCACGCAGACCCACGCTGATcctgtctttttttgcctttgccTCTCATCTTCCAAGGAAATCCGCGCCAAAGAAATCGAAGGCAGACGGTCAGTGA